The genomic stretch CCCAGGGTGGCGTTCGAGGGCGAGGAGGCGGAGACGCTGCGCGGCCTGGTCGCCGCCGGGCTGGGCGTGGCCCTGCTGCCGCCGCCCGCCGCGCCCCGGCCGGGTGTGGCCGAGCTCGACCTCATGGGGCAGCGGGCGGTGCGGGAGATCGGGGTGGCCTGGCTGGACGGCCAACGCGACACGCCGCCGGTGGCGGCGTTCAAGAGCTTCCTGCTCGGACGCAAGGGACGGCTGATGCCGCGCTGAGTGTCCGGGTGCCGGGGTGCCGGGGTGCCGGGGTGCGGGGCGCGGGGGCACCGGGTGTCGGGGTGCGGGGGCGCCGGGTGTCGGGTGTCGGGCTATCCGGCTGCCGAAGCGGCGGCCCGAACCCCCGGGACCGACCTGATCGCCGCCCGGTCTCGGCGGATTTCCGGGTGATCCTTTTATGTATTTCCCGCGCGGCCCCTGGCTGGCCGGTGTTCTTTCATGGAACTCGTTCGACTGATTATCCACCGATACCATCGGTATTCATCTCGCGTCCCACTGGTTGCACCGTGAGAGCGCGCTCGGAGAATCGTGCACGCTTGCGATACGAGAGAGCTGAATCGCGAGAGTTCGCAGGTCGCGGCCGAGGTGGAGAGCGATCCAGGAGGTGGCGGGCGGTTTTTCCGTCCTCCTGAATTGATTATTCCGTGAGAACCCGATGAACGATCATGAAATGTGGGCTATCGTCGCGCGCAAGTCAGAATCCGGAGGCAAACCGATGACTGCTGCAGATGCCGCGCAGACGCTGCCGAGGCCGCGCGCCGACGCGTTCTACAGACTGGCCGTGGGGGCCATCACCAGTGAGGAGGACGCCGAGGCGGCGGCGCGGCGGATCGCCGAGGCGCACGAGAGCGAGCGCGCCGCGTGGGACGCGCGCTGGCGCGGCGTGCAGGCCGAGGCGTCGCAGATGTCCGCCGACCTGCGCCGCCGCGTCGAGATGCTGGGCCACGCCGCCAACGTCGCCAGCCGCGAACTGGCCGCCGGTGCCGCGATGGCCGCCACCGTCGCACACCAGGCCACCCTGCTCGCCCGGCTGCGGTCGGCGGCGCAGCAGTCGCTGGACGGCACCATGGCGGCGGTGGACGTGCTCGCCATGCTCAGCGAGGACGTCCCCGCCCCCGACGTGCAGCCCATGGTGGTCGGGTTCGTCGCCGACTCCCGCTTCCGCAGCGGGAGGTTCGCCAGCGGCTCGGGCGACATCACCGTGGTCTACCCGTTCGTCGGCTACTCGCTGATCGTGCGCGGCCCGGGCACCGGTGCGGACGTCGAGCCGACGTTCCTGGTCGAGGACCGGGCGCTGTGCCGTTCGGCGATCCAGATCGAACGGGGACTCATCATGCAGGGCGCGCTCCAGCCGACCGTCACCCGCTGAGCGCTCCGGCGGCCCCCGTGGGGATCTCCGGCCGGCGGAGTCCGGGCACCCGCCCGGCCCTGCCCAGGCTCGGGACCCTTCCGCCCGGGTGGCCGCGTTCCGGCCGCGCCGGGCGTCGGGTTCCCGTCGCGGTCGGCCCGGGGACGGTGTGTGGCGGGGAGCCGCGCCGTCCCCGGGCGGGTTGCGCGGCGCGCTCGTCGCGGCCGTCGTAGGTCGCCGTGGGCTGCCGCCGGCCCTTGGGGGCGGCCGTGGGCCGTCGTCGTCTTCGTGAACGTTTCCCATGGGCCCGCGCCGTCGCGGGTCCCTTCGTGTCCGGCCCGCCGGGTCATCAGGCGCCCACCGCCGTGCCCGCGGCGGGCGGACGGGCGAGGAGCCCGGATGCATGCTCACCGCAAACCGAGGAGAACGGGGGTGGGAGGGCCGCGGCGCGCCGCCGCTTCCGCCGCCGGAGAGATGTTCCTGGTCGGGATGGACCGTCAGGGCGTGGTGCGGATCAGCCGTGCGGTCGACGAGCGCACGCTCGGCCTGTACCTGAGGGAGATCGCCGACGAGCTGATGGGCGGCCCCGGCCCCGGCCCCGGCCTCGGCCCCGACTCAGGTCCGGGCTCCGGTCCCGGGGAGGGACCGTCGGCCCGGTGATCTCTCGAACGCGCTTTCCTTTCACGATCTCGCGAGGGTGCATATATGCCCCCAACTATGGCGGTGGTGGCCGATCAAGTGCTAAGAAAGGCGGGACGGTGAAAGCGATGTCGCGGATCAGGCGCCGTCGCCGCCCTGTGGACCCGGCGACCCGCCGAGCGGCGCGCCGTCGCACGTGATTCCACGTGATTCCACGTGATTCCACGTGATTCCACGTGATTCCGCTTGGCGCCGCCGAACGCGGCCGGAGCAATCCGCCACGGTCACGGGAAAGGTCGCCGGTACGGACCGCGCCGGGCCATCCGGAGGCAAACCAGGGCCCGGCGCAGCCTTGAGAGGGCGCTTGAGAGCACCCGATCCCACGCAGAGCGTACTGGTTCGTTCCCGGGCTCCGGAGTAATACGGTCGGACGGCCCCCCGATTTCCGATCTTCGGGCGGGAATGGTGGAACGTGTGCTATTCGCCGATGGCAATGGCGGCCCCCGCTCCTGGCCTCCGCCGGCGGAACAGGCCGGCCCGCTGCCGTCATCCGAGGGCCGTCCGCGAGGGCCGGCCCCGCGAACCGCGCCCGGCACGGGGCGCGGAGCGGGGGCGGCCCCCGGAACAGGCGGGTAGGTTGGCAGCAGGGGGCGTCGCTTCTGGCTACGGGAGGTCCGCCCTGCTGGCGTTGTGCGTGGTCTTCGCGCTCTTCGGCGCGGCGAGTAACGCCGCCGGGACCGTGCTCCAGCGCAAGGCGGCGCTGCGGGTACCGGCCGAGGACGCCATGCGCTTCCGGCTGCTGTTGGACATGGTCCACCAGTCGGTGTGGCTGCTGGGCATCGGCGCCGTCGCCGGGGCCGCGCTCTTCCAGGCGCTGGCCCTCGTCACCGGCCCGCTGGCGCTGGCCCAGCCGGTGTTCGTCCTGGAGCTGCCGTTCGCGCTGCTGATCGCGATCCCGCTGCTGCACCGCACCCTGCCGGGCAGGGGCTGGGTGGCCGTCGGCGCGATGGTGGTCGGGCTGGCGGTGGCGCTCGCCTGCGCGGCACCCGGCGGCGGCAGCGTGCAGGCGCCGCTGGACCGGTGGATTCCCGCCATCGTGGTCGTCGGCGGCCTGGTCGTGGTCATGGTCGCGCTGTCCCGGCGGCGGCGGAACGGCGCCGTGCGCGCGGCGCTGCTGGGGGTGGGTGCCGCCGCCTCCAACGCGCTCACCGCCGCGATGATGAAGTCGGCCGCCGACACGTTCTCCGACCACGGCTTCGGCGCCTTCATCACCTCCTGGCAGACCTACGGCTTCGCGGTGTTCGGGATCACGGCCGTCTTCCTGCTGGAGAACTCGCTCCAGGCCGGCACCATCGCCGCCTCGCAGCCGGCCCTGACCCTCGGGGACGCCACGATCAGCCTGGCGCTCGGCCTCACCGTCTACGGCGAGACCGTCCGTACCGGCTGGTGGCTGCTGCCCCAGCTGATCGGCGTCGCCCTCGTGGTCGCCGGCACGTTTTACCTCTCCAAGGCCGTCACGCTGACCCGGGAGCTGACGGCGAACCGCCGCTGACGGTGCCGGTCAGGTGGGCCCGGACGCTCCCGGACGATGTGGTGGGTCGGTGGGTCGGTGGCTCGGCGGTCCGCCCCACGCCGTACCGGCCCGGCCTCCCGCGCGTGGTCGAAAATTTCGCCGGGCACGCGTAGGCCGGCTTGCCGGAACGGCCCCCCGCGCATCCTCGGGGCGGCGCCGTCCGTTCCGATGCCCTTCACCACCCCGCGCTCACGGGGTGGTGAAAAGCCGAACTCACGTGCGGAAACGCCGATCCTGCCTGGTGCGGGGCCCTGCCGGGGCGGCCGACCGGGAATTTCGGTGCCCTTTCGGAAACCTCCGTTGACCGGGGGCGCCCGGCAGGGCCACACTCGTCACCGCTCCCGTCCCCCGGCCCCGGAAGCACTCCGCAGCCACGCCCCGGCCACCTGTGCAAGCGCCCCCAGATCTGCCTGCGGCGCCCCGCCGCCCGCCGTGGACCCGTACGCCGTCGGCCGGCCGGACCGACCCGGAGGAGAGGAACGACATGACCGGCGCATCCCCCCGCACCCGCGGCGCGGCTCCACCATGGCGCCACTCGCGCGCCCATCGGCTCCTGGCGGCCGCCGCGGCCGGCCTGCTGGCGGCGACGGTGCTCATCCTCCTGTCCGCGACGGCCCACGCCGCCGGTCCGTCCGGCCCCCGGCTCCCGTCCGGCAGCCTCCGCTCCGGCGCTCCGCCGGCCCGCTGACGTCCCCGCGCCACCACGGCACCCGCGGCACCGGCCCGGCCCGCGCCCCAGCCGCGGGACGGACGGCTCGCGGCGGCGCGCCGTCGGCGACGCGGGGCCCCCTGTACCTCCTCCGGCGCTGTGACGTGCGATGCTGGGCCCATCGACGCCGCCGTAGGGAGCGCGCACGTTCGGATGACACGCACACGCAGGGCACTGGCCGACCTCTGGGACCGCTACGCGGCGTCCGACCCCGGGCTCCTGAGGCTCATGGCCGGGCTGCGCACGGTCGGCTCCATCGGTCTGGCGCTGGTCGCGCTGTCCCTGCTCGGCAGCGCCATCCCCCAGATGGTCGCCGGGGCGATAGTGGCGATGGTCTCCACCTTCGCCATCCGCGAGAAGCGGCGCGGCCGCCAGGCCGTGACCCTCGCACTGGGCCTGCCCACCGCCCTCGCGTCGGTCTCGCTGGGGGCCGTACTCAACCAGTACGTCGTCATCGGCGACATCTTCTTCGTCCTGCTGATCTTCGGCGCCGCGTACGTGCGCCGGTTCGGTGAGCGCTGGACGGCACTGGGCCTGATCGGGTTCCAGGTCTACTTCGTCTCGCTGTTCGTCCACGCCACGCCCTCCGCCCTGCCCCGGCTCTGGCTGACGCTGGCCATCGCCTTCGCCTGCAGCGCGCTGGCCCGTTTCGCCTTCGTGACCGAGACCCCCGAGCGGACCCTGCGCCGGCTGCGGCAGGCGTTCCGGGCCCGCACCGCGCAGCTCGTCGACACCCAGCGCGAGGTGCTGACCGCCGACGCCGAGGACCTCGAAGACGTCGTGGCCCACCTGCGCAAGGCCACCGCGCGGCTGCACGAGACGGCCCTGATGATCCAGGACCGGCTGGAGGACGGCACCCGCGACGAGGCCACCGCCAACCTCGTCCAGCGCCGCGTCGTCGACGCCGAGATCGCCGCCGAGCGGCTGGGCATCCTGCTGCTCAACACCCGCAGCACCGGCCGCACCGACACCCTCACCCTGCACCTGCCCGGCGCCACACTGTCCGCTGCCGCCCTGCCGCTCTCCCAGGAGGACGAGGCGGTGGCCAGGCTCGGCCGCGAGATGGCCGCGCTCCACCTGCTCGTCACCCGGCTCTCCGAGAACCGGTCCGGCACCGCCGTCACCATGCTGCGCAACCGGCTGCTCGCCTACCGGGACGAGAAGAACGTGCCGCAGGCCACCCCGGCCGTCCAGGACGCCTTCCGCGGGGTCGGCGAGGCCGCCCGCGCCGTCCTCGGCCTGCGGCTGGCCCTTGAGGGCACCGGCGTGGCCGACGCCGAGCCCGACAGCGACGACGCGCCCGAGACGACCCGCTCCCGCGAGGAGTTCGAGGCCGAGGACCTGGCCCTCGCCGACCAGGACGCCCCCGTCGCCGCCCGCACCGGCCTGGACCGCCGGACCACCCGCGCGGCCTTCCAGGTCGCCACCGGCTCCGCGCTGGCCGTGGTCGGCGGCGAGTTCCTGTCCTCGCAGCGCTGGTACTGGGCAGTCCTGACCTGCTGGGTCGTCTTCCTCAACACCACCTCCACGGCCGAGATCCTGGTCAAGGGCTACCGGCGGCTGATCGGCACGATCGCCGGCGTGGTCGCGGGCGTGCTGCTCGCCGGCGCGGTCGGCCACCACACCTGGACGGCCTTCTCGCTGGTCCTCGTGCTGATCTTCGCGATGTTCTTCACGGCGCCGCTGTCGTACGCCCTGATGTCGTTCTTCGTCACCGCGATGCTGGGCCTGCTCTACACGCTCCTGCACACCTACAGCCTCGCGGTGCTGGTGCTGCGGATCGAGGAGACCGCGCTCGGCGCAGCCTGCGGGTTCATCGCCGCCGTGCTGGTCCTGCCGGTGCACACCGACGAGCACACCGACGAGCAGCTGATCACCGTCCTGGGCAGGCTGCGGGACGTGTCCACCGCCGCCGTCGACCAGCTCAGCGGCGGCCCCGCCACCGACCTGGTGGACATGGCCCGCGACCTGGACTCCGCACTCGACGCGCTGCGCCGCTCCACCGCCCCGCTGGTCTACCCGATCACGCCGCTGCGGGTGCGCCGCCAGACCGCCCGCTACCTCGTCGCCCTCCTGGAGACCTGCGCGTACCACGCCCGCTCCCTGGCGGCGACCTCCGAACTCGTCCCGCACAGCAACAGCGTCGCCGCCGACCCCAGGCTGGCCGCCACCGGGCCGCGGCTGGCGCACAACATCGACGCGCTCATCGCCCACCTCCGGGGCGAGGACGCCGGGCAGCGGGTGCGGACCGGTCCCAGCATCGCCTCGATGTTCGAGGGCTCCGGAGCGCCGCCCGGACTCCGCTCGGGCACGGTCACCTACCGGGTGCTGCGCCACCTCCAACGGCTCGACGAGAGCGTCGCCGCCCTGGCCCGTCCGCTGAAGGTCCCCACCGACCGCGACTCCGCCGCCCCCGGCGGCGCCCCCCGCCCGGCTCCGTCCCGTCCCTGAGGGCCCGCGTGCCTGAGGGCCGCGTGCCTGAGGGCGCCGCCTCTGACGGCGCCGTGGGCCCTTGAGGGTTCCGCCGCGTCCGGCGCCTCCACCGCGGGCCCGGCGGACGCGGGCGGACCGAAAACCCGCAGCGGCCCTAGTGACAGCCGGGGCCGGTGTTGCTTCAATGCCGAAAGCGCTTACTGCTCCGCCCCGCCCGTCCACCCCCGGGAGCGTCCGCCGTGCAGCTTTCCCGCCGTGCTCTACTGGCCACCGTCCCCGGCGCCGCGCTGCTGGCCGCAGCCGGGCCCCTGCGCGCGTGGGCGGACGGGACGGGAGGCGCGCCGGGCGCGGCCGGAGCGGCCGGGGGAGCGGCGGACCGGGCCACCGTCCTGGCCAACACCGTGGCCGTCTTCGCCGGGACGGCCGAGTCCAACGCCCGTGCCGACATCGCCGGCAAGCTCACCGCGATGGCGGCCACCGCCCGGACCCGGCTGGCCGCGATGGACGCCGCCGGCAGCGGCGAGCTCTTCTCCGGCCTGCCGCTGGGCACGGACGACGCGCACCTCACCTCGTCCTACCAGTACCTCTACGAGATCGTCCTGGCCACCCGCGCCCCCGGCGCCGCCGCCCCCGACCTGTCGGGGAACACGGGCGTGCAGCAGCGCGTGGCCGACGGCCTGGCGGCGCTGTACGACGGGTACTTCGGCGACCAGGCGGCCGGCTACTACGGCAACTGGTTCAACTGGGAGATCGGCATGCCCCAGTACGCCACCAAGGCGCTCATCCTGCTCAAGGACACGGCAGCCGTCCAACGCCCCGGCCTCGCCGCCGACTACGTCGCCGCGATGGACGGCTACCTGCGCAACGGCAAGGACGGGGACGTCGACCTCGACTCCCGTTTCCACACCGGAGCCAACCTCGCCGACATCACCACCGACCGCATCCTGCAGGGCGCGCTCCTCGACGACGACGCCCGCATCACCAAGGCCGTCTCCGACCAGTCGACGGTGCTCGCCGCCATCGACCCCTACGCCCTCCGGCACGGCGTCACCGACGGCTTCTACGCCGACGGCTCCTTCGTCCAGCACGGCTCCGTCGCCTACACCGGCTCCTACGGCACCGGCCTGCTCACACGGGTGGTGCAGACCGTCAAGCTGCTCGACGGCACCGGCTATCCGGCCGGCGCGGACCTGGCCGGCGCCGCGCGCGGCTGGGTGGCCGGCAGCTTCGCCCCGCTGCTCTTCGAGGGCTGGATGATGGAGGCGGTGAAGGGCCGCGCGGTCTCCCGCACCACCACCGGCTACGCCGACGCCGCCACCGTGGTCGAGTCGGCGGTGGACCTCGCCGAGTACTACACCGGCGACGAGGCGAGGGCACTGGCCGGCTTCGCCAAGTACGTGCACACGGTGTCCCGTTCGGCGCCCTCCCCGACCTCCTTCACCTCGCCGGTCAGCGCCGCCCGCTTCGCCGACATCCTCGCCGACGCCTCCGTGCCCGCCGCCGACCTCAACGCCCCCGCCCAGCACAGCGCGTTCAACGCCATGGACCGCACCGTCCATCGCCGCCCCGGCTGGACCTTCACCCTCGCCCGCAGCTCCACCCGGATCAGCGGCTACGAGTACATGAGCGGCGAGAACCTCACGCCCTGGTTCCAGGGGGCCGGCGCGCACTACCTCTACCTGTCCGGGCAGGACCAGACCCAGGCGTTCGGCGTCGACCACTTCACCGCCGTCTCCCCGTACGCGCTCGGCGGGACCACCGCACCCGTCGAGGAACGCGAGACCGTGCCCGAGCTGTACGGCACCGCCTGGTACGACAACCCCGCCGCCGGGTTCACCTCCTCCTCGGACGCGCAGAACGCCTACGTCTACTTCCCGCTGTCCACCGGCGCCCACTCCGGCGGCGCCCGGCTGGGCACCTACGGCACCGCAGCGCTGGTCCTCTCCGACGACGCCGCCTGGGCCGCCGAGCAGGCCGGGCTGCTGCCCGCCGACTTCACCGCCTACCGCAACGCCCAGGCCGTGAAGTCCTGGTACATGTTCGACGACGAGATCGCCGTCCTGGCGGCGGGCGTCGGCGACGCGGCCGGCCGGGCCGTCACCACCACCTTCGACACCCGGATCGCGGCGGCCGCCGACCCGGTCGCCCTGACCGGGCGGCTGCGCGACGGCAGCCCGCTGGCCGGCCCCGGCACCGCGCCACTGGCCTGGCTGCACTACGCCGACCCGGCGCAGGGGGTCGCCGTCGGGTACGTCCTGCTCGACTCGCCCGGCGCCGACCCGCGCGCCCGCCACCGCGTCACGCTGGAGACGGTGACCCGCAGCCGCCGGCTGGTCCGCACCTCCAACCCGGACACCGCCGTCACCAAGCAGGTGTTCTCCCTCGGCCACGACCAGCCGGCCGGCGCCGCGCACACCGCGCTGGCCTACGCGATCCTCCCGCAGGCCGCGCCGGACGCCCCGGCCGCGCACCACCGCGACCGGCCCCTGACGGTGCTGGCCAACTCCCCTTCGGCGCAGGCGCTGCGGCACGAGCGGCTCGGCATCACCGCCGTCAACACGTTCACGCCCGGCATCCACCGGGTCGGCCCGCTGGAGGTCGACGGCCCCGCGTGCGTGCTGCTGCGCGAGCACCGCGACGGCACGCTGGAGGTGGCCGTCAGCGACCCCACCACCGGGCGCGACACCGTGGGCCTGAGCGTGCACGGCCGGCCGCGCCGGGCGGGCGCCGCCGACGCCGGGATGACCGTCACCCCCGTCCCCGGCGGCACCCGCGTCCAGGCGGCCACCCGCCACACCTACGGCGCCACCCTCACGGCCACCCTGCGCTGACGGGCACCGCGCGGCCGAAGGCGGCATGCGCCGACAGGTACCGCGCGCCGAATGCGGCATGTACGGAAGGCCGTTGGCATGCGGGGTGGCCAGATCACCGCTCCGCCGATTCGTGCCGTCGCGCCAGGTCCTCGGCTCCCACCGTCGACCTGTCGAACTGATGGTTTGTCATCTCCCGTGGTCGTGACCGGGTGATGGCCGCCCCTGGTCCTCCGCCGGCTCCGGTCGTCCGCAAAGGGTCCTGACAGCAAACTCCTTGACGGGGTTCGCCGTTCCGGACAAGACTGCCTACGCGCTTTTGACAACGATGTCAAGCAAGTTATTTGACATCATGCTCCGTACGAAGGGTCAGGGAACCGTGACACGGACTCAACCGCAGGCCGGCGAGCCGCTCCGCCGCGCCCGCAACCACAGCCGGACACGCGGCAGATGGGCCAGAATCGGCGTGGTCGCCGCCGTTCTCGCGGCCTGCGCCGGCACCGCCCCGGTCGCCGCGCAGGCCGCCGGCTCCGGGCGCTCCGGGCTGGTGGCCGATCCGACCGGCTACGTCAACCCGTTCATCGGCACCCAGAAGGGCACCGACTGGGAGAACACCTTCCCCGGGGTCACCGCGCCCTTCGGGATGATGCAGTTCAGCCCGGACACCGCCAGCGGCCCCACCGGGTACGACTACGCCTCCGACCAGATCCGCGGCTTCAGCTTGGACCACTTCTCGGGCGGCTGCTCCTCCTTCGGCGACATCCCGCTGCTCCCCGTCACCGGTGACGTCGGCGCCAACCCGGCCGCGCGGACCGAGCACTTCTCGCACGCCGACGAGCAGGCGTCCCCCGGCTCCTACGACGTGAAGCTGGCGGACTCCGGCGTCCAGGTGCGGCTCGGCGCCACCACCCGCACCGGCATCGCCGACTTCCGCTACCCGGCCGGCAGCCAGGCCCAGGTGCTGGTGAAGTCGGGGACCAGCCTCGGCGGCGACCTCTCCTCGCACGTCCAGTTGGTCAACGACCACGAGCTGGTCGGCACCTCCACCCCGCACGGGCTGTGCAACAACAGCCAGTACACGATGTACTTCGACATCGTCTTCAACCGGCCGTTCACCGCCCACGGCACCTGGCAGGGCGGCACCGTGACGCCCGGCGCGTCGAGCGCCGACGGCTCCGGCTCCGGCGCCTACCTCACCTTCGACACCGCCAAGAGCACCGAGGTCACCGCCAAGGTCGGCATGTCGTACGTGAGCACCGAGGGCGCCGCCGCCAACCGCGCCGCCGAGATCCCCGGGTGGGACGTCGCCAAGGTGCAGGACCGGACCCGCGACGACTGGCGCGACGTGCTGCGCAAGGTCGACGTGGGCGGCGCCTCGAAGGACGAGCTGACGACCTTCTACACCTCGCTCTACCGGAGCTTCCAGTCGCCCAGCGTCTTCAACGACGTGGACGGCCGCTACATCGGCTTCGACAACGCGATCCACACCGTGGCGCGCGGCCACACCCAGTACGCGACCTTCTCCGACTGGGACATCTACCGCTCGCTCGCCCCGCTGCAGACCATGCTCTACCCCGACCGGGCCGGCGACATGGCCAACTCGCTGCTGCGCGACGCCCAGCAGCAGGGCGGCTGGTGGCCCAAGTGGCCCTCGCAGAACATGACCGGAAACGTCATGAACGGTGACAACGGCGTCCCCCTGTTCGCCCAGTACGTCGCCTACGGCGCCCGCGGCGTGGACGTCCGCGACGCCCTGCCGATCATGGAGAAGGCCGCCAACCACTCGGAGAAGGTCGGTTGGGGCTGGGTGGAACGCCCCGGCGTGGAGGACTACGTCAAGCTCGGCTACGCGCCCAACGACGCGGTCTCCCAGGGCGACCACGGCCTCCAGGGCGCGTCCGAGACGCTGGAGTGGGCCACCGACGACTTCACCATCTCCCAACTGGCCGCGTCCGTCGGCGACTCGGCGACTGCCGCCACCTACGCCAAGCGCGGCAACAACTGGCAGAACATCTACGACCCGGCCACCGGCTACCTGCGCCCGCGCGACGACAACGGCGCGTTCCCGGCCGGCCCCGGCTTCCAGACCCCGCCGGCGGGCGCGTTCGGCCAGGACGGCTACGACGAGGGCAACGCCGCCCAGTACAACTTCTCCGTCCAGCAGGACATCGCCGGACTGGTCACGGCGATGGGCGGCGCCCAGCAGGTGGTGCCGCGGCTGGACAGCTTCTTCTCCCAGCTCAACGCGGGCGGCAACGACCCCTACGACTGGGCCGGCAACGAGATCGACACCACCGCCCCGTGGATGTACGACTACGTCGGCCAGCCGTGGAAGACGCAGGAGGTGACGCGCCGGTTCGAGACGGAGCTGTTCACCACCGCGCCCGACGGACTGCCCGGCAACGACGACAACGGCGCCCTGTCGTCGGAGTACGTCTGGGCGGCGCTCGGCATGATCCCCGCCACCCCCGGCACCCCGACGCTCGCGCTGAACAGCCCGCTGGTGAAGAAGGCGGTGATCAGCCTCGGTACCGGCCACAAGCTGACCATCGACGCGCCCAAGGCGGCCGACAACGCCCCCTACGTCACCGGGATGACCCTCAACGGCCGCTCCTACCAGGCCCTTTCGCTGCCCGCCGACACCGCCACCCGCGGCGGCGCGCTCCACGTCGACCTCTCCACCCGGCCCGACACCCACCGCTCCACCGCGGCGCAGGACGCGCCGCCGTCCTACCGCACCGGAGAGGTGCCGGCGGTCGGCTACCTCACCCCGACCGGCAACCAGGTCACCCAGCCCGGCAGCAGCGTGGCCGCCACCGTCGGCGTCTCCACGCTGGCCGGACACGCCGGCAAGGTGCGCTGGACGGCCACCACCGACAACCCCGGTGTGACGGTCACCCCGTCCTCCGGCACCCTCGACCTGAGCCGCGCCGACCGGGCCACCGCGCCGGTCACCGTGAAGGTCGCCGGCAGCACCCCGTCCGGCTACCACCCGGTGCAGATCTCCTTCACCACCGCCAGTGGCCAGAAACTGCCCGGCGGCGCCACCGTGCTGACCGTGCCCGCCGCCGACGCCACCGCCACCTCCTGCGACACCCTCGGTGCCACCGACACCGAGTGCGGGCTGCGGCTGCGCGACAACGGCGACGGCCACACCGTCCCCGTCACCCTCGGCGGGCGCTCCGGCCGCTCCACCACCGACGGCTCGCCGTACGAGTACTTCGACATCGACAACACCACCGTCCCCGGCGGCGACTACCACGCCACCGTGACGATCGACTACTACGACCACGGCACCGGCAGCTGGACCCTCCAGTACGACGCGGTGGGCAACGCCTACAAGAACAGCGCGCCGGTCCAGAAGACCGGTACGGACACCTGGAAGACCGCCACCTTCACGGTGGACGACGCCGCCTTCCACAACGGCGAGAACGCGGGCACCGACTTCCGCGTCGCCAACGGCGGTGACACCGGCACCCTCGGACGCGTCCGGGTCGCCGTCTCCGGTGGCAACGTGCTCGCCCTCCACCTCTGCCCGGACGAGAGTTGATATAGCGTCAGGCTGACGATACGTCACATCCGTGCATTCCGGCGCCCGCCGGCCGACCCCGTCACGGGTCGGCCGGCGGGCCCGTCCGTCTCGGGCGTCAGGGGGTGGGGCGGCGCTCTCCGTGGCAGCCGAGCAGGGCCCGCTCCTCCTCGTCGCTCGCGCCGGACCGGAGCGGCGGCTCGCCGCGCTCGCGGTCCCAGGCCAGCACGTCGGCGACGGTCGCCTCCAGCGGAGTCGACGGCATCCCCGCCGCCCGGGCCCGCGCTGCGCTGCGCTGCTGCCCGGCCCAGTACGGCCGCACCAGCGGGAAGGACCGCGACACCGCGTCCACCGGCACCGGCACCAGCTCCACCTGCGTGCCCGCCACCCGCGCGCAGGTCTCCACCAGGCCGCCCAGTGTCACCGGCCGCTCCGGGCCCACCGCGTGGAACGCGCCCGCCCGGCCGTCCTCGACCAGCCGCACCACCAGCCGCGCCAGGTCCCGGGAGTCCACCACCTG from Actinacidiphila yeochonensis CN732 encodes the following:
- a CDS encoding DMT family transporter codes for the protein MLALCVVFALFGAASNAAGTVLQRKAALRVPAEDAMRFRLLLDMVHQSVWLLGIGAVAGAALFQALALVTGPLALAQPVFVLELPFALLIAIPLLHRTLPGRGWVAVGAMVVGLAVALACAAPGGGSVQAPLDRWIPAIVVVGGLVVVMVALSRRRRNGAVRAALLGVGAAASNALTAAMMKSAADTFSDHGFGAFITSWQTYGFAVFGITAVFLLENSLQAGTIAASQPALTLGDATISLALGLTVYGETVRTGWWLLPQLIGVALVVAGTFYLSKAVTLTRELTANRR
- a CDS encoding FUSC family protein, whose product is MTRTRRALADLWDRYAASDPGLLRLMAGLRTVGSIGLALVALSLLGSAIPQMVAGAIVAMVSTFAIREKRRGRQAVTLALGLPTALASVSLGAVLNQYVVIGDIFFVLLIFGAAYVRRFGERWTALGLIGFQVYFVSLFVHATPSALPRLWLTLAIAFACSALARFAFVTETPERTLRRLRQAFRARTAQLVDTQREVLTADAEDLEDVVAHLRKATARLHETALMIQDRLEDGTRDEATANLVQRRVVDAEIAAERLGILLLNTRSTGRTDTLTLHLPGATLSAAALPLSQEDEAVARLGREMAALHLLVTRLSENRSGTAVTMLRNRLLAYRDEKNVPQATPAVQDAFRGVGEAARAVLGLRLALEGTGVADAEPDSDDAPETTRSREEFEAEDLALADQDAPVAARTGLDRRTTRAAFQVATGSALAVVGGEFLSSQRWYWAVLTCWVVFLNTTSTAEILVKGYRRLIGTIAGVVAGVLLAGAVGHHTWTAFSLVLVLIFAMFFTAPLSYALMSFFVTAMLGLLYTLLHTYSLAVLVLRIEETALGAACGFIAAVLVLPVHTDEHTDEQLITVLGRLRDVSTAAVDQLSGGPATDLVDMARDLDSALDALRRSTAPLVYPITPLRVRRQTARYLVALLETCAYHARSLAATSELVPHSNSVAADPRLAATGPRLAHNIDALIAHLRGEDAGQRVRTGPSIASMFEGSGAPPGLRSGTVTYRVLRHLQRLDESVAALARPLKVPTDRDSAAPGGAPRPAPSRP
- a CDS encoding polysaccharide lyase family 8 super-sandwich domain-containing protein, which produces MQLSRRALLATVPGAALLAAAGPLRAWADGTGGAPGAAGAAGGAADRATVLANTVAVFAGTAESNARADIAGKLTAMAATARTRLAAMDAAGSGELFSGLPLGTDDAHLTSSYQYLYEIVLATRAPGAAAPDLSGNTGVQQRVADGLAALYDGYFGDQAAGYYGNWFNWEIGMPQYATKALILLKDTAAVQRPGLAADYVAAMDGYLRNGKDGDVDLDSRFHTGANLADITTDRILQGALLDDDARITKAVSDQSTVLAAIDPYALRHGVTDGFYADGSFVQHGSVAYTGSYGTGLLTRVVQTVKLLDGTGYPAGADLAGAARGWVAGSFAPLLFEGWMMEAVKGRAVSRTTTGYADAATVVESAVDLAEYYTGDEARALAGFAKYVHTVSRSAPSPTSFTSPVSAARFADILADASVPAADLNAPAQHSAFNAMDRTVHRRPGWTFTLARSSTRISGYEYMSGENLTPWFQGAGAHYLYLSGQDQTQAFGVDHFTAVSPYALGGTTAPVEERETVPELYGTAWYDNPAAGFTSSSDAQNAYVYFPLSTGAHSGGARLGTYGTAALVLSDDAAWAAEQAGLLPADFTAYRNAQAVKSWYMFDDEIAVLAAGVGDAAGRAVTTTFDTRIAAAADPVALTGRLRDGSPLAGPGTAPLAWLHYADPAQGVAVGYVLLDSPGADPRARHRVTLETVTRSRRLVRTSNPDTAVTKQVFSLGHDQPAGAAHTALAYAILPQAAPDAPAAHHRDRPLTVLANSPSAQALRHERLGITAVNTFTPGIHRVGPLEVDGPACVLLREHRDGTLEVAVSDPTTGRDTVGLSVHGRPRRAGAADAGMTVTPVPGGTRVQAATRHTYGATLTATLR